From Marivirga harenae, one genomic window encodes:
- a CDS encoding RNA polymerase sigma factor: METKSIHIHQDLIVSCKKGDQKAFKELYQLYAKSMFNVAFRILGDNDEAQDILQEAFIKAYYKINQYNFQATFGSWLKKIVVNQALDYLRKASKWKMNELADEDMTEDLEIDWEDIELQVDIVKRAIHHLPTGFRTVASLYLMEGYEHKEIAAILSISENTSKSQFHRAKIKIKDYIKEYEQRKRQAGAIY; the protein is encoded by the coding sequence TTGGAAACGAAAAGTATACATATACATCAGGATTTAATAGTCAGTTGTAAAAAGGGTGATCAGAAGGCATTTAAAGAATTATACCAGCTTTATGCTAAATCAATGTTTAATGTTGCTTTCAGGATATTAGGTGATAATGATGAAGCTCAAGACATTTTACAGGAAGCATTCATTAAGGCGTACTATAAGATCAACCAATATAACTTTCAAGCTACATTTGGTTCCTGGTTAAAGAAGATAGTAGTCAACCAAGCATTAGACTATTTGAGAAAGGCATCTAAATGGAAAATGAATGAGTTAGCTGATGAAGACATGACAGAAGATTTAGAAATAGATTGGGAAGACATCGAATTGCAAGTGGATATTGTAAAAAGAGCCATTCATCATCTTCCCACGGGGTTTAGAACGGTAGCAAGTTTATATCTAATGGAAGGATATGAACATAAAGAGATTGCAGCGATACTTTCAATTTCAGAAAACACTTCTAAATCACAATTTCACAGAGCAAAGATTAAAATAAAAGATTATATCAAAGAATATGAGCAAAGGAAAAGACAAGCTGGAGCAATTTACTAA